The Clarias gariepinus isolate MV-2021 ecotype Netherlands chromosome 7, CGAR_prim_01v2, whole genome shotgun sequence genome includes a window with the following:
- the cep126 gene encoding centrosomal protein of 126 kDa isoform X2, which yields MQVAKDTLYYSNLNAEMGEEPGDDRQLLVQEQKACRARARQYSLETNRRRKALEERRRQLDVQEQRLRENILQERKQRLQEATDRYLRAHLLPSQRRRPASCTKTPNLEEALSHIQGDQTPSSQDSSFLSNTSTSSRSCIPSPKPPGGPSGPRSLRTFSAPQAYAKLVQERSLGDFKTNQQLFINQLQENLLNNQEQVQKQEHSDPQFSHAESLSSLDSLENEVPQHGHDSKHNSLDPSEVHNTICSTSLKRQLNCPGPPESLLETVVSVSSSSSSSTSTAVEDESADEVLNLLKTPKQGKVTCQSKASNIQATTSCQKQVFTTNLGPTEYQNHKTAQENLQMDKTIGAENCRLQTAPDTMPQEYSCMAQQCSTESNKLSLCTKLLSDIQAASKASSASDLNKVSPSLGNSSLQPEKSFHSSKRKLDENGVPFHDRRTQFKSFQNYESAGTPNLSDKYSDRRLANEILPSTIAEEPDKMSTDTLTNYNNIKSSNVQFLKGILKKKIKRIGDVDPKFSYTPGHFTFSKQVAVAIRDSLELSRTKDRDAESNKCIQKKLRWIDEVLNEGRANKEMVTKELNMQAENERRLTQMPLVDAQQGSFHSWYMNLSSGKPKNKTSSCPDDPNLTKQAWSDVGSQKGKQQEATIESRMEKAAPSTTGLCIPQQEHLYRTGTGTISTQARRGTIIRPQSSGQLQHVVRTQGKVLVPRPPPRSKVTARNTGQGMMYINKTGSSEYSQDKALLPMEQVLYKDCPDGQSLPQRHILKRQESTILGPVQPSYACMYETVSKGIYTLCQSDGQAGSGRKNFQNGILERTPTDEEISQLWHGVRSALAGEEGDSHSLQTHKGPLFGLPQTHADLSHVTINGDSLFGGVKAAAASVGGFFLSSSNVRNPVRRPTLDNNMVKNRPAALGYRNPPVLYQAKVPITASKSDQTVHDQDSDVIDGAKKVAVAPAHFQKAAEFLQSQQGLSALSLEEQQILQSLDRLNHHLQYVQDVALGNTALNGTVAVDPAFNQSPQPDERKCATLSRYHSGAVDSRTRPHRRY from the exons ATGCAAGTGGCTAAGGACACTCTTTATTATTC AAATCTTAATGCAGAAATGGGTGAAGAGCCTGGTGATGACAGGCAGCTTCTGGTCCAGGAGCAAAAGGCTTGTCGAGCTCGAGCCCGTCAGTACTCCCTGGAAACCAACCGACGCAGAAA GGCACTAGAAGAACGGAGGAGGCAATTGGATGTTCAGGAGCAGAGGCTGAGGGAGAACATCCTGCAAGAGCGTAAGCAGAGACTGCAGGAAGCTACAGATCGTTATCTGAGAGCTCACCTCCTTCCATCACAGAGGAGAAGACCAG CCTCTTGTACAAAAACACCTAACTTGGAAGAAGCACTCAGTCATATTCAGGGGGATCAAACCCCCTCCAGTCAGGACTCTTCATTTTTATCCAACACCTCCACCAGCAGCAG GAGCTGCATTCCCTCCCCTAAACCCCCAGGTGGCCCCAGTGGACCTCGTAGCCTGCGTACATTTTCTGCACCTCAGGCCTATGCCAAGCTCGTGCAGGAGAGAAGCTTGGGTGACTTTAAAACCAACCAGCAACTCTTTATCAACCAGCTGCAAGAGAATCTATTGAACAATCAAGAACAAGTTCAAAAACAG GAGCACAGTGACCCTCAATTTAGCCATGCAGAAAGCCTGTCTAGCCTAGACAGTCTGGAGAATGAGGTTCCTCAGCATGGTCATGACAGTAAACATAACAGTCTGGATCCCTCAGAAGTCCACAATACCATATGTTCAACATCACTAAAGAGGCAGCTCAACTGCCCAGGTCCACCAGAGAGCTTACTGGAGACGGTAGTTAGTGTGTCTAGTTCTTCCAGTTCTTCAACATCTACAGCTGTAGAAGATGAGTCAGCAGATGAGGTTCTGAATCTCTTAAAAACACCAAAGCAGGGCAAAGTAACATGCCAGTCCAAGGCTTCCAACATCCAGGCTACTACTTCCTGCCAAAAGCAAGTGTTTACAACTAATTTAGGACCTACAGAGTACCAAAATCACAAAACCGCTCAGGAGAACCTACAGATGGACAAAACCATAGGAGCAGAAAACTGCAGATTGCAGACAGCCCCAGATACCATGCCTCAGGAATACTCTTGCATGGCTCAACAGTGCAGCACTGAATCTAATAAGCTCTCATTATGTACCAAGCTCCTGTCAGATATTCAAGCTGCCTCAAAGGCCAGCAGTGCTTCTGATCTGAACAAAGTCTCTCCCAGTTTAGGGAACTCATCCTTACAGCCAGAGAAATCTTTTCACTCAAGTAAGAGAAAACTAGATGAAAATGGTGTTCCATTTCACGACAGGAGAACACAATTTAAGAGCTTTCAGAACTATGAAAGTGCAGGAACTCCAAACTTATCAGATAAATACAGTGATAGAAGACTGGCAAATGAAATTTTGCCTTCCACAATAGCAGAGGAACCAGACAAAATGTCCACAGACACCTTAACCAActataataacataaaaagcagtaatgtccAATTTTTGAAAGGAAtccttaagaaaaaaataaaacgcaTAGGGGATGTGGATCCCAAATTCAGTTACACTCCAGGACATTTTACTTTTAGCAAGCAAGTGGCTGTAGCTATTAGGGACAGTTTAGAACTCTCTCGGACTAAAGACAGGGACGCAGAGAGCAACAAGTGCATTCAGAAGAAACTTCGCTGGATTGACGAGGTCCTTAATGAGGGAAGAGCAAATAAGGAAATGGTGACAAAAGAATtaaacatgcaggcagaaaATGAAAGAAGACTAACTCAAATGCCTTTGGTGGATGCGCAGCAGGGATCATTCCATTCATGGTATATGAACTTATCTTCAGGTAAACCAAAAAACAAGACATCCTCTTGCCCAGATGACCCCAACTTAACAAAACAAGCTTGGTCAGATGTTGGTTCCCAGAAAGGGAAGCAGCAGGAAGCAACAATAGAGTCAAGAATGGAAAAAGCAGCACCCTCCACTACTGGACTTTGTATTCCCCAACAAGAGCACTTATACAGAACTGGCACAGGCACTATTTCAACACAGGCTCGGAGGGGTACCATAATCAGGCCTCAGTCTTCTGGTCAATTGCAACATGTAGTCAGAACTCAAGGGAAAGTCCTGGTGCCTCGGCCCCCTCCAAGATCTAAGGTAACTGCGAGGAACACAGGTCAGGGTATGATGTATATCAACAAAACAGGAAGCAGTGAGTATTCTCAAGATAAAGCACTTCTGCCAATGGAACAGGTTCTTTATAAggactgtccagatggtcagtCTTTACCTCAGCGGCACATTCTTAAAAGACAAGAAAGCACTATATTGGGTCCAGTACAACCTTCCTATGCCTGCATGTATGAGACTGTGTCTAAAGGCATTTACACCCTTTGCCAGTCAGACGGCCAGGCAGGCAGTGGCCGTAAGAACTTTCAGAATGGTATCTTGGAACGTACACCAACTGATGAGGAGATCTCGCAGCTGTGGCATGGAGTGCGAAGTGCCCTAGCTGGCGAAGAAG GTGACTCCCATAGCTTGCAGACTCACAAAGGACCATTGTTTGGTCTGCCTCAAACTCACGCCGATTTGTCCCATGTTACTATCAATGGCGATAGCCTGTTCGGTGGTGTCAAAGCAGCTGCTGCAAGTGTGGGTGGCTTTTTCCTGTCATCTTCTAATG TCAGGAATCCAGTAAGAAGACCTACTCTGGACAATAATATGGTGAAAAACAGACCTGCAGCATTAGGTTACAGGAATCCCCCTGTTCTTTATCAG GCTAAAGTGCCAATAACTGCAAGCAAATCTGACCAGACGGTGCACGATCAAG ATTCAGACGTGATAGATGGTGCTAAGAAGGTTGCTGTAGCTCCGGCTCATTTCCAAAAAGCTGCTGAGTTCCTGCAGTCACAACAAGGCCTCAGTGCTCTCTCCCTTGAGGAACAGCAAATCTTGCAATCACTCGATAGACTCAACCACCACCTGCAGT ATGTGCAAGATGTGGCTCTGGGAAACACAGCACTGAATGGCACTGTTGCAGTGGACCCTGCTTTT AACCAGTCTCCCCAGCCTGACGAGCGTAAATGTGCCACCCTGAGCAGGTACCACAGTGGCGCAGTTGACAGCCGCACCCGCCCACACAGACGCTACTGA
- the cep126 gene encoding centrosomal protein of 126 kDa isoform X1: MQVAKDTLYYSNLNAEMGEEPGDDRQLLVQEQKACRARARQYSLETNRRRKALEERRRQLDVQEQRLRENILQERKQRLQEATDRYLRAHLLPSQRRRPASCTKTPNLEEALSHIQGDQTPSSQDSSFLSNTSTSSRSCIPSPKPPGGPSGPRSLRTFSAPQAYAKLVQERSLGDFKTNQQLFINQLQENLLNNQEQVQKQEHSDPQFSHAESLSSLDSLENEVPQHGHDSKHNSLDPSEVHNTICSTSLKRQLNCPGPPESLLETVVSVSSSSSSSTSTAVEDESADEVLNLLKTPKQGKVTCQSKASNIQATTSCQKQVFTTNLGPTEYQNHKTAQENLQMDKTIGAENCRLQTAPDTMPQEYSCMAQQCSTESNKLSLCTKLLSDIQAASKASSASDLNKVSPSLGNSSLQPEKSFHSSKRKLDENGVPFHDRRTQFKSFQNYESAGTPNLSDKYSDRRLANEILPSTIAEEPDKMSTDTLTNYNNIKSSNVQFLKGILKKKIKRIGDVDPKFSYTPGHFTFSKQVAVAIRDSLELSRTKDRDAESNKCIQKKLRWIDEVLNEGRANKEMVTKELNMQAENERRLTQMPLVDAQQGSFHSWYMNLSSGKPKNKTSSCPDDPNLTKQAWSDVGSQKGKQQEATIESRMEKAAPSTTGLCIPQQEHLYRTGTGTISTQARRGTIIRPQSSGQLQHVVRTQGKVLVPRPPPRSKVTARNTGQGMMYINKTGSSEYSQDKALLPMEQVLYKDCPDGQSLPQRHILKRQESTILGPVQPSYACMYETVSKGIYTLCQSDGQAGSGRKNFQNGILERTPTDEEISQLWHGVRSALAGEEGDSHSLQTHKGPLFGLPQTHADLSHVTINGDSLFGGVKAAAASVGGFFLSSSNVRNPVRRPTLDNNMVKNRPAALGYRNPPVLYQAKVPITASKSDQTVHDQDSDVIDGAKKVAVAPAHFQKAAEFLQSQQGLSALSLEEQQILQSLDRLNHHLQYVQDVALGNTALNGTVAVDPAFVSMTNVFHCEDPMLVPNLDPFHAFLLRKSMISIGRMCLFPA, encoded by the exons ATGCAAGTGGCTAAGGACACTCTTTATTATTC AAATCTTAATGCAGAAATGGGTGAAGAGCCTGGTGATGACAGGCAGCTTCTGGTCCAGGAGCAAAAGGCTTGTCGAGCTCGAGCCCGTCAGTACTCCCTGGAAACCAACCGACGCAGAAA GGCACTAGAAGAACGGAGGAGGCAATTGGATGTTCAGGAGCAGAGGCTGAGGGAGAACATCCTGCAAGAGCGTAAGCAGAGACTGCAGGAAGCTACAGATCGTTATCTGAGAGCTCACCTCCTTCCATCACAGAGGAGAAGACCAG CCTCTTGTACAAAAACACCTAACTTGGAAGAAGCACTCAGTCATATTCAGGGGGATCAAACCCCCTCCAGTCAGGACTCTTCATTTTTATCCAACACCTCCACCAGCAGCAG GAGCTGCATTCCCTCCCCTAAACCCCCAGGTGGCCCCAGTGGACCTCGTAGCCTGCGTACATTTTCTGCACCTCAGGCCTATGCCAAGCTCGTGCAGGAGAGAAGCTTGGGTGACTTTAAAACCAACCAGCAACTCTTTATCAACCAGCTGCAAGAGAATCTATTGAACAATCAAGAACAAGTTCAAAAACAG GAGCACAGTGACCCTCAATTTAGCCATGCAGAAAGCCTGTCTAGCCTAGACAGTCTGGAGAATGAGGTTCCTCAGCATGGTCATGACAGTAAACATAACAGTCTGGATCCCTCAGAAGTCCACAATACCATATGTTCAACATCACTAAAGAGGCAGCTCAACTGCCCAGGTCCACCAGAGAGCTTACTGGAGACGGTAGTTAGTGTGTCTAGTTCTTCCAGTTCTTCAACATCTACAGCTGTAGAAGATGAGTCAGCAGATGAGGTTCTGAATCTCTTAAAAACACCAAAGCAGGGCAAAGTAACATGCCAGTCCAAGGCTTCCAACATCCAGGCTACTACTTCCTGCCAAAAGCAAGTGTTTACAACTAATTTAGGACCTACAGAGTACCAAAATCACAAAACCGCTCAGGAGAACCTACAGATGGACAAAACCATAGGAGCAGAAAACTGCAGATTGCAGACAGCCCCAGATACCATGCCTCAGGAATACTCTTGCATGGCTCAACAGTGCAGCACTGAATCTAATAAGCTCTCATTATGTACCAAGCTCCTGTCAGATATTCAAGCTGCCTCAAAGGCCAGCAGTGCTTCTGATCTGAACAAAGTCTCTCCCAGTTTAGGGAACTCATCCTTACAGCCAGAGAAATCTTTTCACTCAAGTAAGAGAAAACTAGATGAAAATGGTGTTCCATTTCACGACAGGAGAACACAATTTAAGAGCTTTCAGAACTATGAAAGTGCAGGAACTCCAAACTTATCAGATAAATACAGTGATAGAAGACTGGCAAATGAAATTTTGCCTTCCACAATAGCAGAGGAACCAGACAAAATGTCCACAGACACCTTAACCAActataataacataaaaagcagtaatgtccAATTTTTGAAAGGAAtccttaagaaaaaaataaaacgcaTAGGGGATGTGGATCCCAAATTCAGTTACACTCCAGGACATTTTACTTTTAGCAAGCAAGTGGCTGTAGCTATTAGGGACAGTTTAGAACTCTCTCGGACTAAAGACAGGGACGCAGAGAGCAACAAGTGCATTCAGAAGAAACTTCGCTGGATTGACGAGGTCCTTAATGAGGGAAGAGCAAATAAGGAAATGGTGACAAAAGAATtaaacatgcaggcagaaaATGAAAGAAGACTAACTCAAATGCCTTTGGTGGATGCGCAGCAGGGATCATTCCATTCATGGTATATGAACTTATCTTCAGGTAAACCAAAAAACAAGACATCCTCTTGCCCAGATGACCCCAACTTAACAAAACAAGCTTGGTCAGATGTTGGTTCCCAGAAAGGGAAGCAGCAGGAAGCAACAATAGAGTCAAGAATGGAAAAAGCAGCACCCTCCACTACTGGACTTTGTATTCCCCAACAAGAGCACTTATACAGAACTGGCACAGGCACTATTTCAACACAGGCTCGGAGGGGTACCATAATCAGGCCTCAGTCTTCTGGTCAATTGCAACATGTAGTCAGAACTCAAGGGAAAGTCCTGGTGCCTCGGCCCCCTCCAAGATCTAAGGTAACTGCGAGGAACACAGGTCAGGGTATGATGTATATCAACAAAACAGGAAGCAGTGAGTATTCTCAAGATAAAGCACTTCTGCCAATGGAACAGGTTCTTTATAAggactgtccagatggtcagtCTTTACCTCAGCGGCACATTCTTAAAAGACAAGAAAGCACTATATTGGGTCCAGTACAACCTTCCTATGCCTGCATGTATGAGACTGTGTCTAAAGGCATTTACACCCTTTGCCAGTCAGACGGCCAGGCAGGCAGTGGCCGTAAGAACTTTCAGAATGGTATCTTGGAACGTACACCAACTGATGAGGAGATCTCGCAGCTGTGGCATGGAGTGCGAAGTGCCCTAGCTGGCGAAGAAG GTGACTCCCATAGCTTGCAGACTCACAAAGGACCATTGTTTGGTCTGCCTCAAACTCACGCCGATTTGTCCCATGTTACTATCAATGGCGATAGCCTGTTCGGTGGTGTCAAAGCAGCTGCTGCAAGTGTGGGTGGCTTTTTCCTGTCATCTTCTAATG TCAGGAATCCAGTAAGAAGACCTACTCTGGACAATAATATGGTGAAAAACAGACCTGCAGCATTAGGTTACAGGAATCCCCCTGTTCTTTATCAG GCTAAAGTGCCAATAACTGCAAGCAAATCTGACCAGACGGTGCACGATCAAG ATTCAGACGTGATAGATGGTGCTAAGAAGGTTGCTGTAGCTCCGGCTCATTTCCAAAAAGCTGCTGAGTTCCTGCAGTCACAACAAGGCCTCAGTGCTCTCTCCCTTGAGGAACAGCAAATCTTGCAATCACTCGATAGACTCAACCACCACCTGCAGT ATGTGCAAGATGTGGCTCTGGGAAACACAGCACTGAATGGCACTGTTGCAGTGGACCCTGCTTTTGTGAGTATGACAAACGTTTTCCACTGTGAAGATCCCATGCTTGTGCCTAATCTCGACCCATTCCACGCTTTTCTGTTGCGAAAGAGTATGATCTCGATAGGAAGAATGTGTTTGTTTCCAGCATGA